Proteins from a single region of Sphingomonas morindae:
- a CDS encoding sugar porter family MFS transporter, whose product MATTDSAGGASPSLLQPGLAACIATAALAGLLFGFDTAVISGTTEALTRAYALSPTWLGITVSAALWGTLAGALLAGKPGDRYGSRDTLRVLALFYVIAGIGSALAWNWGALVGFRLLCGLAVGGSSVLAPVYISEIAPPARRGTLVAMFQFNVILGILVAYVSNAVIAGLDPGEAAWRWKLGVAAAPALLFLLLLFRIPHSPRWLVAQGRPEEARAAFRYIGLGDEAARAEIAAAARDAGGAAGAGRLSWRRHARPILLAILVAGFNQLSGINAFLYYLNDIFARSHSPLSPDLQAIIIGVVNMVFTLLGMALIDRLGRKTLLLIGSAGMAASLTIGGLSLIGVLPSGLVLFALIGFILFFAPSTGAVIWVYISEIFPTEVRARGAAIGASTHWGANAVIAAIFPPIAAWSAGAPFFFFAACMVVQLVVVALVFPETKGVPLEEMERRLGAAG is encoded by the coding sequence ATGGCGACCACCGATAGCGCAGGCGGGGCATCGCCCTCGCTGCTCCAGCCGGGCCTCGCCGCCTGCATCGCCACCGCCGCGCTCGCCGGCCTGCTGTTCGGCTTCGATACCGCGGTGATCTCCGGCACCACCGAGGCGCTGACCCGCGCCTATGCGCTGAGCCCCACCTGGCTCGGCATCACCGTTTCGGCGGCGCTGTGGGGCACGCTGGCGGGCGCGCTGCTCGCCGGCAAGCCGGGCGACCGCTATGGCAGCCGCGATACGCTGCGCGTGCTCGCGCTCTTCTACGTGATCGCCGGCATCGGCAGCGCGCTCGCCTGGAACTGGGGCGCGCTGGTGGGCTTCCGCCTGCTGTGCGGCCTGGCGGTGGGCGGCTCCTCGGTGCTGGCGCCCGTCTACATCTCCGAGATCGCGCCGCCGGCGCGGCGCGGCACGCTGGTGGCCATGTTCCAGTTCAACGTCATCCTCGGCATCCTCGTCGCCTATGTCTCGAACGCGGTGATCGCGGGGCTGGATCCGGGCGAGGCCGCGTGGCGCTGGAAGCTGGGCGTGGCGGCGGCGCCCGCGCTGCTCTTCCTGCTGCTGCTCTTCCGCATCCCGCATTCGCCGCGCTGGCTGGTGGCGCAGGGCCGCCCCGAGGAGGCGCGCGCGGCGTTCCGCTATATCGGCCTGGGCGACGAGGCCGCGCGCGCGGAAATTGCGGCGGCGGCGCGCGACGCGGGCGGCGCGGCGGGCGCGGGCCGGCTCTCGTGGCGGCGGCACGCCCGGCCGATCCTGCTCGCCATCCTCGTCGCGGGCTTCAACCAGCTCTCGGGCATCAACGCCTTCCTCTATTATCTGAACGACATATTCGCGCGTTCGCACAGCCCGCTCTCGCCCGATCTCCAGGCGATCATCATCGGCGTGGTCAACATGGTGTTCACGCTGCTGGGCATGGCGCTGATCGACCGGCTGGGCCGCAAGACGCTGCTGCTGATCGGATCGGCCGGCATGGCGGCGTCGCTCACCATCGGCGGCCTCTCGCTGATCGGGGTGCTGCCCTCGGGGCTGGTGCTGTTCGCGCTGATCGGCTTCATCCTCTTCTTCGCCCCCAGCACGGGCGCGGTGATCTGGGTCTATATCTCGGAAATCTTCCCGACCGAGGTGCGCGCGCGCGGCGCGGCGATCGGCGCCTCCACCCATTGGGGCGCCAATGCCGTGATCGCCGCCATCTTCCCGCCGATCGCGGCCTGGTCGGCCGGCGCGCCCTTCTTCTTCTTCGCCGCCTGCATGGTGGTGCAGCTGGTGGTGGTGGCGCTGGTCTTCCCCGAGACCAAGGGCGTGCCGCTGGAGGAGATGGAACGCCGCCTCGGCGCCGCCGGTTGA
- a CDS encoding phospholipase D-like domain-containing protein has product MTMDGPRFAIDGTDLRLLAQAEAQRAALLALIAGARRTLRLLYYIYADDGTGIAVRDALIAAAARGVRVWLLVDGFGSADTADDFFAPLQAAGGRICRFLPRFGRRYLLRNHQKMAIADEAQALIGGFNIADAYFAGPEADGWRDFGAVVAGRPVRYLARYFDAVFGWAALPRAPIGRLRRIIRRYSQRRGRVRWVMGGPTRRLSPWARAVAHDIQHGRRLDLIAAYFAPNFGLLRRIGRLARRHGAVRIVTAARSDNATTIAAARHTYRRLLRRGARVFEYQPARLHTKLFVIDDIVYLGSANCDMRSLYLNCELMLRIEDGALAAHLRGYVDGEVAASREARLDLLRARAGWWTRLRWSFAYFLVAIVDFTVTRRLNLAAGSDAIAD; this is encoded by the coding sequence ATGACCATGGACGGCCCCCGCTTCGCCATCGATGGCACCGATCTCCGCCTGCTCGCCCAGGCCGAGGCGCAGCGCGCGGCGCTGCTGGCGCTGATCGCGGGCGCGCGGCGGACGCTCCGGCTCCTCTATTATATCTATGCCGATGACGGCACGGGCATCGCCGTGCGCGACGCGCTGATCGCTGCCGCCGCGCGCGGGGTGCGGGTGTGGTTGCTGGTGGACGGGTTCGGCAGCGCCGACACGGCGGACGATTTCTTCGCGCCGCTCCAGGCGGCGGGCGGCCGCATCTGCCGCTTCCTGCCGCGCTTCGGCCGCCGCTATCTGCTGCGCAACCACCAGAAGATGGCGATCGCGGACGAGGCCCAAGCGCTGATCGGCGGATTCAACATCGCCGATGCCTATTTCGCCGGGCCGGAGGCGGATGGCTGGCGCGATTTCGGTGCGGTCGTCGCCGGCCGGCCGGTGCGCTACCTCGCCCGCTATTTCGATGCGGTGTTCGGCTGGGCGGCGCTGCCGCGGGCGCCGATCGGCCGGCTGCGGCGCATCATCCGCCGCTACAGCCAGCGGCGCGGCCGGGTGCGTTGGGTGATGGGCGGCCCCACGCGCCGGCTCAGCCCCTGGGCGCGCGCGGTGGCGCACGATATTCAGCACGGCCGGCGACTGGATCTGATCGCCGCCTATTTCGCACCCAATTTCGGCCTGTTGCGCCGGATCGGCCGGCTGGCGCGGCGGCATGGCGCGGTGCGGATCGTCACCGCCGCGCGATCCGACAACGCCACCACCATCGCGGCGGCGCGCCACACCTATCGGCGGCTGCTCCGGCGCGGCGCGCGGGTGTTCGAATATCAGCCGGCGCGGCTCCACACCAAGCTCTTCGTGATCGACGACATCGTCTATCTCGGCTCGGCCAATTGCGACATGCGCAGCCTCTATCTCAATTGCGAGCTGATGCTGCGCATCGAGGATGGCGCGCTCGCGGCGCATCTGCGCGGCTATGTCGATGGCGAGGTGGCGGCGAGCCGCGAGGCGCGGCTGGATCTGCTGCGCGCCCGCGCCGGCTGGTGGACGCGGCTGCGCTGGTCCTTCGCCTATTTTCTCGTCGCGATCGTGGATTTCACCGTCACCCGGCGGCTCAACCTGGCCGCCGGCAGCGACGCGATCGCCGATTGA
- a CDS encoding RelA/SpoT family protein — translation MLRQYELVERVRRYDPDADEELLDRAYVFSMKAHGNQKRASGDPYFSHPIEVAGILTDLHLDDQTIATAILHDTIEDTVATYDEIERLFGTQVARMVDGVTKLSKIEAQSESQRAAENLRKFLLAMSDDIRVLLVKLADRLHNMRTLRHIPNPDKRRRIARETMEIYAPLAERIGMYEFMKEMQTLAFRELEPEAYESITKRLEQMREGDSGDRVARIASGLTLLLGRHGIQAEVTGREKHPYSIWRKMTERHISFEQLSDVMAFRAVVADTEQCYRALGLIHQRWPMVPGRFKDYVSTPKRNGYRSLHTTVIHNEKARVEIQIRSEAMHAQAEFGYAAHWAYKSGTPADTGGRKVSWIRDLVEILDTAESAEELLEHTRMAMYQDRIFAFTPSGELIQLPKGATPIDFAYAVHTDLGNQAVGAKVNGRLVPLRTPIANGDQVQILKSAAQSPQPEWLNFVVTAKARASLRRYVRNKERDETIALGRKFYEEIVARLPAPVRPEALGEALKRLHLPSEEALMEAIARRSIDDAAVADALMPGVAAASAPPPRALPHRDAVSIKGLTPGVAFRLAACCHPVPGDRIVGLRRPDAPVEVHAIDCATLAAQGDADWVDLAWGDASDGGTARLSVILRNEPGALGVMAGILGAHAANILNLSLTHRDASFHTFHVDLEVRDLAHLMRILAALRAADAVSSAERVRRGEEEEARWEAA, via the coding sequence GTGTTGAGACAATATGAGCTTGTCGAGCGGGTGCGCCGCTACGACCCCGATGCGGACGAGGAACTGCTCGACCGCGCCTATGTGTTTTCGATGAAGGCGCATGGCAATCAGAAGCGCGCGTCCGGCGATCCCTATTTCAGCCATCCGATCGAGGTGGCGGGCATCCTGACCGATCTGCACCTCGACGATCAGACGATCGCCACCGCCATCCTCCACGATACGATCGAGGATACGGTGGCGACCTATGACGAGATCGAGCGTCTGTTCGGGACGCAGGTGGCGCGGATGGTGGATGGCGTCACCAAGCTGAGCAAGATCGAGGCCCAGTCCGAAAGCCAGCGCGCCGCCGAGAATCTGCGCAAATTCCTGCTCGCCATGTCGGACGACATCCGCGTGCTGCTGGTCAAGCTGGCCGACCGGCTGCACAATATGCGCACGCTCCGGCACATCCCCAATCCCGACAAGCGCCGCCGCATCGCCCGCGAGACGATGGAGATCTACGCGCCGCTCGCCGAGCGCATCGGCATGTACGAGTTCATGAAGGAGATGCAGACGCTCGCCTTCCGCGAGCTTGAGCCCGAAGCCTATGAATCGATCACCAAGCGGCTGGAGCAGATGCGCGAGGGCGATAGCGGCGATCGCGTCGCGCGGATCGCCTCGGGCCTGACGCTGCTGCTCGGCCGCCACGGCATCCAGGCCGAGGTGACGGGGCGCGAGAAACATCCCTATTCGATCTGGCGCAAGATGACCGAGCGCCACATCAGCTTCGAGCAGCTATCGGACGTGATGGCGTTCCGCGCGGTGGTGGCGGATACCGAGCAATGCTATCGCGCGCTGGGCCTGATCCACCAGCGCTGGCCGATGGTGCCGGGCCGGTTCAAGGATTATGTCTCCACCCCCAAGCGCAACGGCTATCGCTCGCTGCACACCACCGTCATCCACAATGAGAAGGCGCGGGTGGAGATCCAGATCCGCTCGGAGGCGATGCACGCCCAGGCCGAATTCGGCTACGCCGCGCACTGGGCCTATAAATCGGGCACGCCCGCCGATACGGGCGGGCGCAAGGTCAGCTGGATCCGCGATCTGGTCGAGATTCTCGACACCGCCGAGAGCGCGGAGGAGCTGCTCGAACATACCCGCATGGCGATGTACCAGGATCGCATCTTCGCCTTCACGCCGAGCGGCGAGCTGATCCAGCTGCCCAAGGGGGCGACGCCGATCGACTTCGCCTATGCCGTGCATACCGATCTCGGCAACCAGGCGGTCGGCGCCAAGGTCAATGGCCGGCTGGTGCCGCTGCGCACGCCGATCGCCAATGGCGATCAGGTGCAGATCCTCAAATCGGCGGCGCAGAGCCCGCAGCCGGAATGGCTCAACTTCGTCGTCACCGCCAAGGCGCGCGCCTCGCTGCGCCGCTATGTGCGCAACAAGGAACGCGACGAGACGATCGCGCTGGGCCGAAAATTCTACGAGGAGATCGTCGCGCGCCTGCCCGCGCCGGTGCGGCCCGAGGCGCTGGGCGAGGCGCTGAAGCGGCTGCATCTGCCGAGCGAGGAGGCGCTGATGGAGGCGATCGCGCGGCGCAGCATCGATGATGCGGCGGTGGCGGACGCGCTGATGCCCGGCGTGGCCGCCGCCAGCGCACCGCCGCCGCGCGCGCTGCCGCACCGCGACGCCGTCTCGATCAAGGGGCTCACCCCCGGCGTCGCCTTCCGCCTCGCCGCCTGCTGCCACCCGGTGCCGGGCGACCGCATCGTCGGCCTGCGCCGGCCCGACGCGCCGGTGGAGGTGCACGCCATCGACTGCGCGACGCTGGCGGCGCAGGGCGATGCCGATTGGGTGGATCTAGCCTGGGGCGACGCCTCGGACGGGGGCACCGCGCGCCTGTCCGTCATCCTGCGCAACGAGCCCGGCGCGCTCGGCGTGATGGCCGGCATCCTCGGCGCGCACGCCGCCAATATCCTCAACCTCTCGCTCACCCACCGCGATGCGAGCTTCCACACCTTCCATGTCGATCTCGAGGTGCGCGACCTGGCGCATCTGATGCGCATCCTGGCGGCGCTGCGCGCGGCCGACGCAGTGTCCTCGGCCGAGCGCGTGCGGCGCGGCGAGGAGGAGGAAGCGCGCTGGGAGGCGGCCTGA
- a CDS encoding winged helix-turn-helix transcriptional regulator, whose translation MVAGCNLDAALEAVGERWSFLILRGAFNGARHFEQFQSVLGIARNVLANRLARLVEHGILERLPCLDDRRRVEYRLTPKGEALLPAVVALRQWGDRWGCEQPPKARLVDDRDNRPIAEVRVHAHDGRVLGLGDMHWEPAEAVQPLAEASAA comes from the coding sequence ATGGTTGCCGGCTGCAATCTCGACGCCGCCCTGGAGGCGGTGGGCGAGCGCTGGTCCTTTCTGATCCTCCGCGGCGCCTTCAACGGCGCCCGCCATTTCGAGCAGTTCCAGTCGGTGCTCGGGATCGCCCGCAACGTGCTCGCCAACCGCCTCGCGCGGCTGGTGGAACATGGCATTCTCGAGCGGCTGCCCTGCCTCGATGACCGGCGCCGCGTCGAATATCGGCTCACCCCCAAGGGCGAGGCGCTGCTGCCGGCGGTGGTGGCGCTGCGCCAATGGGGCGATCGCTGGGGCTGCGAGCAGCCGCCCAAGGCGCGGCTGGTGGACGATCGCGACAATCGGCCGATCGCCGAGGTGCGCGTCCACGCGCATGACGGCCGCGTGCTGGGCCTGGGCGATATGCATTGGGAGCCGGCCGAAGCCGTCCAGCCGCTCGCCGAGGCGTCCGCCGCCTGA
- a CDS encoding endonuclease/exonuclease/phosphatase family protein, whose protein sequence is MTPVKVVSYNIRKAVGTDRQRRPERILAVLAELDADIVVLQEADRRLGARLSALPFELLGQCGWRPVPYDIRPGGLGWHGNAVLVRSRVEILSFRPLDLPVLEPRGAVMAELAVHGLALRVVGMHLDLSGLWRRRQARAVIGHVEACAAPLPTVLMGDLNEWSLAGGCLRDFTDHFHFAPTPASFHARRPVARLDRIMTTPDLSVLDCGVHRTALAARASDHLPIWATLAPR, encoded by the coding sequence ATGACCCCGGTCAAGGTCGTCAGCTACAATATCCGCAAGGCGGTCGGCACCGATCGCCAGCGCCGGCCGGAGCGCATCCTCGCCGTGCTGGCCGAGCTTGATGCCGACATTGTCGTGCTGCAGGAGGCCGATCGCCGGCTCGGCGCGCGGCTCTCGGCGCTGCCCTTCGAGCTGCTCGGCCAGTGCGGCTGGCGGCCCGTGCCCTATGACATCCGCCCGGGCGGCCTGGGCTGGCACGGCAATGCCGTGCTGGTCCGCTCGCGCGTCGAGATCCTGAGCTTCCGTCCGCTCGATCTGCCGGTGCTCGAGCCGCGCGGCGCGGTGATGGCGGAGCTGGCGGTGCACGGGCTCGCGCTGCGGGTGGTGGGCATGCATCTGGATCTCTCGGGCCTGTGGCGGCGGCGCCAGGCGCGCGCGGTGATCGGCCATGTCGAGGCCTGTGCCGCGCCGCTGCCCACCGTGCTGATGGGCGATCTCAACGAGTGGAGCCTGGCCGGCGGCTGCCTGCGCGATTTCACCGATCATTTCCACTTCGCGCCCACGCCCGCCAGCTTCCACGCGCGCCGGCCGGTGGCGCGGCTCGATCGCATCATGACCACGCCCGATCTCAGCGTGCTGGATTGCGGCGTCCACCGCACCGCGCTGGCGGCGCGGGCCTCCGATCATCTGCCGATCTGGGCGACGCTGGCGCCGCGCTGA
- the rpoZ gene encoding DNA-directed RNA polymerase subunit omega yields MARVTVEDCVDKISNRFDLVLLAAHRARQISGGAELTIDRDRDKNPVVALREIADQTITPEMLSESAVSGLQRVRIDEDDAVDEMGSLAQSAEALRLTAAAPARNQNVGPDYE; encoded by the coding sequence ATGGCGCGCGTCACCGTCGAGGATTGCGTCGACAAGATTTCGAACCGCTTCGATCTGGTGCTGCTCGCGGCCCACCGCGCGCGCCAGATTTCCGGCGGCGCGGAGCTTACCATCGATCGCGATCGCGATAAAAACCCGGTGGTCGCGCTGCGCGAGATCGCCGACCAGACGATCACCCCCGAGATGCTGTCCGAATCGGCCGTGTCGGGCCTGCAGCGCGTCCGCATCGACGAGGATGACGCGGTCGACGAGATGGGCTCGCTCGCCCAGTCGGCCGAGGCGCTGCGCCTCACCGCCGCCGCCCCGGCGCGCAACCAGAATGTCGGCCCCGATTACGAATAA
- a CDS encoding ATP-binding protein: MTVAVDMGTGPDGAAAAVDLEELLATRLLVQGNSGSGKSHLLRRLLEGSAPWVQQVVIDPEGDFVTLADRFGHVAVDGGAHSEAELRRVAERIREHRVSVVLSLEGLDAEGQMRAAATFLNTLFDAPRDHWFPALVVVDEAQLFAPAVAGEVSDEVRRLSLGAMTNLMCRGRKRGLAGVIATQRLAKLAKNVAAEASNFLMGRTFLDIDMARAADLLGLERRQAEQFRDLARGHFVALGPALARRPLPIRIGPVETAARSASPKLMPLPQAPREAAQALLFQFDEPAEPRPAPPPAAPRPSMDELLRSIEVREEEPARAGRPEPAPDQARAIVATCLAELIADEGESFRPAAMLFQDFGVRCRMRGLADPGLDLAGFRTRLSLARAGLFEGIAEGDAIAEAAREADLLPEDARGVFLTIARAALENQPTPSDEALARVYGTHSTGRLRRLLAYLEGQGAIVTRTDLRGGRAIALPALGWTTAVA; the protein is encoded by the coding sequence ATGACCGTCGCCGTCGATATGGGCACCGGGCCGGACGGGGCCGCCGCCGCCGTGGATCTCGAGGAACTGCTCGCCACCCGTCTGCTCGTCCAGGGCAATTCGGGCTCGGGCAAGTCGCATCTGCTGCGCCGCCTGCTCGAAGGCAGCGCGCCCTGGGTGCAGCAGGTGGTGATCGATCCCGAAGGCGATTTCGTCACGCTGGCGGATCGCTTCGGCCATGTCGCGGTGGATGGCGGCGCGCATAGCGAGGCCGAGCTGCGCCGCGTCGCCGAGCGCATCCGCGAGCATCGCGTCTCGGTGGTGCTGAGCCTGGAGGGGCTCGATGCCGAGGGGCAGATGCGCGCCGCCGCCACCTTCCTCAACACGCTGTTCGATGCGCCGCGCGATCATTGGTTCCCCGCGCTGGTGGTGGTGGACGAGGCGCAGCTCTTCGCCCCCGCCGTCGCCGGCGAGGTATCGGACGAGGTGCGCCGTCTCTCGCTGGGCGCGATGACCAACCTGATGTGCCGCGGGCGCAAGCGCGGCCTGGCCGGGGTGATCGCCACGCAGCGGCTCGCCAAGCTCGCCAAGAATGTCGCGGCCGAAGCCTCCAACTTCCTCATGGGCCGCACCTTCCTCGATATTGACATGGCCCGCGCGGCCGATCTTCTGGGGCTGGAGCGGCGCCAGGCCGAGCAGTTCCGCGATCTCGCGCGCGGCCATTTCGTGGCGCTCGGCCCGGCCTTGGCGCGGCGCCCCCTGCCGATCCGCATCGGCCCGGTGGAAACCGCCGCGCGCAGCGCCTCGCCCAAGCTGATGCCGCTGCCCCAGGCCCCGCGCGAGGCGGCGCAGGCGCTGCTCTTCCAGTTCGACGAGCCGGCCGAGCCGCGCCCCGCGCCGCCGCCCGCCGCGCCGCGCCCGAGCATGGACGAATTGCTGCGCAGCATAGAGGTGCGCGAGGAGGAGCCCGCGCGCGCCGGCCGACCCGAACCCGCGCCCGATCAGGCGCGCGCGATCGTCGCCACCTGCCTCGCCGAGCTGATCGCCGACGAGGGCGAAAGCTTCCGCCCCGCCGCCATGCTGTTCCAGGATTTCGGCGTGCGCTGCCGGATGCGCGGCCTCGCCGATCCGGGGCTCGATCTCGCCGGCTTCCGCACCCGCCTGTCGCTCGCCCGCGCCGGCCTGTTCGAGGGGATCGCCGAAGGCGACGCCATCGCCGAGGCGGCGCGCGAGGCCGATCTCCTGCCCGAGGACGCGCGCGGCGTGTTCCTCACCATCGCCCGCGCCGCGCTCGAGAACCAGCCGACGCCGAGCGACGAGGCGCTGGCGCGCGTCTATGGCACCCATTCCACCGGGCGGCTGCGGCGGCTGCTCGCCTATCTCGAGGGCCAGGGCGCGATCGTGACGCGCACCGATCTGCGCGGCGGCCGCGCCATCGCCCTGCCGGCGCTCGGCTGGACGACGGCGGTCGCCTGA
- a CDS encoding class I SAM-dependent methyltransferase has product MTGFPAERTADRSRRVRRAPHPMAMFFRGFLKHPVMVGSIIPSSRTLIDRMLAPVDWAATKVFVEYGPGVGTFTRPILDRLAPDATLITIDTNPEFCDYLKRSISDSRLHIVHGSAADIGTVLERLGFDHADYVISGLPFSTLPPGVGPAIAKATADALKPGGAFLVYQFHPKVRGIIAPYFDRVDHAFEWRNVPPAQLWWFRRDAVA; this is encoded by the coding sequence ATGACCGGATTTCCCGCCGAGCGCACCGCCGACCGTTCCCGCCGCGTGCGCCGCGCGCCGCATCCGATGGCGATGTTCTTTCGCGGCTTCCTGAAACATCCCGTGATGGTCGGCTCGATCATCCCGTCGTCGCGCACGCTGATCGACCGGATGCTGGCGCCGGTGGACTGGGCCGCGACCAAGGTGTTCGTGGAATATGGGCCGGGCGTGGGCACCTTCACCCGCCCGATCCTGGACCGGCTGGCGCCCGACGCGACGCTGATCACCATCGATACCAATCCGGAATTCTGCGACTATCTGAAGCGCTCGATCTCGGATTCGCGGCTCCACATCGTCCATGGCTCGGCCGCCGATATCGGCACGGTGCTGGAACGGCTGGGCTTCGACCATGCCGATTACGTGATTTCCGGCCTGCCCTTCTCGACCCTGCCGCCGGGCGTGGGGCCCGCCATCGCCAAGGCCACCGCCGATGCGCTGAAGCCGGGCGGCGCCTTTCTGGTGTACCAGTTCCATCCCAAGGTGCGCGGCATCATCGCCCCCTATTTCGACCGGGTGGACCATGCCTTTGAGTGGCGGAACGTGCCGCCCGCGCAGCTCTGGTGGTTCCGCCGCGACGCGGTGGCCTGA